In one window of Corynebacterium incognita DNA:
- a CDS encoding BCCT family transporter: MKNDPSKNSSQQSPQGTDEEVEVARSRRTWWKSYPHNAHPALVPGVSIEDQRVRYGIDKPITFVVGGLILAFIAWGVAAPQQVFDVSSVALNWVMVNLGWLFTILAAGLMVLLLIIAFSRFGRIPLGLDGEEPEYSTSSWAAMLFGAGIGIGIIFFGPFEPISYYLSPRPGAYEAASDEAVMGAMAQAAMHWGINAWAIYGIVGLCVAYVSYRRGRVPLMSSILMPLFGNKGNDHWSARVIDGLAIIATLFGTAATLGIGALQISQGVKVVAGWDETTNTLALIIIGVLTIGTIMSAVSGVAKGIRWLSNINLVLALGIAVFFFVVGPTAFLVNVIPGVIIQYMSDIPDMLAANMGQGEEMQAFLSAWTTFYWAWWVSWAPFVGVFVAKISRGRTIRQFILGVLFIPSAIIVGAFAILGGTTIWLQRETSAVAPDNTIDSLPPAPEIFFRVLEHFPGAEIMAPIVIVMLAIFFITTSDSASLVNSQLSQKGNPNPNPWVTTFWVLCMAGIAVVILLTGGQNALQGLQNLITITALPFAAIIVLMCVALVRELRNDPMSIRQYYEKQALANAVVKGVRKHGDDFAITVEPTDSESDYATGAEFDSTADEVTEWYVRTDEDGRELGYDYQSNEYVEPGTEPNPAIEPTDKHAES, from the coding sequence ATGAAGAACGATCCCAGCAAGAACTCATCACAACAATCGCCGCAGGGCACGGACGAAGAGGTGGAGGTTGCCCGCAGTCGGCGGACCTGGTGGAAATCATATCCGCACAACGCACACCCCGCGCTGGTGCCTGGTGTGTCTATCGAAGATCAACGCGTGCGTTATGGGATTGATAAACCCATTACTTTTGTCGTGGGTGGTCTGATCCTCGCATTCATCGCATGGGGCGTGGCAGCACCGCAACAGGTATTCGATGTCTCGTCCGTGGCACTCAACTGGGTCATGGTGAACTTGGGCTGGCTGTTTACCATCCTGGCCGCCGGTCTCATGGTGCTGTTGCTCATCATCGCGTTCAGCCGCTTCGGGCGCATCCCGCTGGGGTTGGACGGCGAGGAGCCGGAGTATTCCACGTCGTCCTGGGCGGCGATGTTATTCGGCGCGGGCATTGGTATCGGCATCATTTTCTTCGGACCATTCGAACCGATTAGTTACTATCTGTCGCCACGCCCCGGCGCCTATGAGGCGGCGTCGGATGAGGCGGTCATGGGGGCAATGGCCCAAGCGGCGATGCACTGGGGCATTAACGCGTGGGCCATTTACGGCATCGTCGGCCTCTGCGTGGCGTACGTGTCCTACCGCCGCGGCCGTGTGCCGCTGATGAGCTCCATCCTCATGCCATTGTTCGGTAATAAGGGCAACGACCACTGGTCGGCTCGTGTGATCGACGGTCTGGCGATCATCGCGACGTTGTTCGGCACCGCCGCCACATTGGGCATTGGTGCCCTCCAGATCTCGCAGGGCGTCAAAGTGGTCGCCGGCTGGGATGAGACCACCAATACCCTCGCGCTCATCATCATCGGTGTGCTGACCATCGGCACAATCATGTCCGCGGTCTCCGGCGTGGCTAAAGGTATTCGCTGGCTCTCCAATATCAACCTGGTGCTCGCCCTAGGCATCGCCGTGTTCTTCTTCGTGGTGGGGCCAACGGCATTCCTCGTCAACGTGATCCCAGGCGTCATCATCCAGTACATGTCAGATATTCCGGACATGCTGGCGGCCAACATGGGCCAAGGCGAAGAGATGCAGGCCTTCTTGTCCGCATGGACTACCTTCTACTGGGCTTGGTGGGTGTCCTGGGCGCCTTTCGTCGGCGTGTTCGTGGCCAAGATTTCCCGCGGCCGCACGATCCGCCAATTCATTCTGGGCGTGCTCTTTATCCCGTCTGCGATCATCGTCGGCGCGTTCGCCATCCTGGGTGGCACGACCATTTGGTTGCAGCGCGAAACGTCCGCGGTTGCCCCGGACAACACCATCGATTCGCTGCCGCCCGCACCTGAAATCTTCTTCCGTGTGTTGGAGCACTTCCCAGGCGCAGAGATCATGGCGCCCATCGTCATCGTGATGCTGGCCATATTCTTTATCACCACCTCGGATTCTGCCTCCTTGGTCAACTCGCAGTTGTCCCAGAAGGGCAACCCGAACCCCAACCCGTGGGTCACCACTTTCTGGGTACTGTGCATGGCCGGAATCGCCGTCGTTATCTTGCTCACCGGCGGACAAAACGCCCTGCAGGGCTTGCAGAACCTCATCACCATTACGGCGTTGCCTTTCGCCGCTATCATCGTACTGATGTGCGTGGCACTTGTTCGCGAGTTGCGCAATGATCCGATGAGCATCCGGCAGTACTACGAAAAGCAGGCACTTGCTAACGCCGTGGTGAAGGGCGTGCGCAAGCACGGCGACGACTTCGCCATCACAGTGGAGCCCACGGATTCAGAGTCTGATTACGCCACGGGCGCGGAGTTCGATTCCACCGCGGATGAGGTCACCGAGTGGTACGTGCGCACAGATGAGGACGGACGCGAACTGGGCTATGACTACCAGTCCAACGAATACGTCGAACCCGGCACCGAACCTAACCCCGCGATCGAGCCCACCGATAAACACGCGGAATCATAA